The Macaca nemestrina isolate mMacNem1 chromosome 6, mMacNem.hap1, whole genome shotgun sequence genome window below encodes:
- the LOC105489460 gene encoding mediator of RNA polymerase II transcription subunit 10 codes for MAEKFDHLEEHLEKFVENIRQLGIIVSDFQPSSQAGLNQKLNFIVTGLQDIDKCRQQLHDITVPLEVFEYIDQGRNPQLYTKECLERALAKNEQVKGKIDTMKKFKSLLIQELSKVFPEDMAKYRSIRGEDHLPS; via the exons ATGGCGGAGAAGTTTGACCACCTAGAGGAGCACCTGGAGAAGTTCGTGGAGAACATTAGGCAGCTCGGCATCATCGTCAGTGACTTCCAGCCTAGCAGCCAGGCCGGGCTCAACCAGAAGCT GAATTTTATCGTTACTGGCTTACAGGATATTGATAAGTGCAGACAGCAGCTTCATGATATTACTGTACCGTTAGAAGTTTTTGA ATATATAGATCAAGGTCGAAACCCCCAGCTCTACACCAAAGAGTGCCTGGAGAGGGCTCTAGCTAAAAATGAGCAAGTTAAAGGCAAGATCGACACCATGAAG aaatttaAAAGCCTGTTGATTCAAGAACTTTCTAAAGTATTTCCGGAAGACATGGCTAAGTATCGAAGCATCCGGGGGGAGGATCACCTGCCTTCTTAA